In Lagopus muta isolate bLagMut1 chromosome 29, bLagMut1 primary, whole genome shotgun sequence, one genomic interval encodes:
- the LOC125685693 gene encoding sperm-associated antigen 4 protein-like, which translates to MLSELRARQECYQTPDWARKSIGATIDLHRTSPTYTFKCWFCWLHSFIVPVNPPDTILQPGDSPGHCWPMEGHQGQVVIGLPAEILPSCVILEHVEPGLTPAASPSSAPKEFAVFGLDVDSEEEVPLGSFTFDVQKAFLDIFLLQNHPARAFRHIKVLVQSNWGHPEYTCIYRVQVLGKMVKKLTV; encoded by the exons ATGCTGTCTGAGCTGAGAGCACGGCAGGAGTGCTATCAGACGCCGGACTGGGCACGGAAGAGCATTG GTGCTACCATCGACCTGCACAGAACTTCTCCTACCTACACATTtaagtgctggttttgctggcTCCACAGTTTCATCGTCCCCGTGAATCCTCCGGATACCATCCTGCAG CCGGGCGATTCACCAGGACACTGCTGGCCCATGGAGGGACATCAGGGCCAGGTGGTCATCGGGTTGCCAGCTGAAATCCTGCCCTCTTGTGTCATTCTGGAACACGTTGAGCCAGGGCTGACTCCAGCTGCCTCCCCCAGCAGTGCCCCGAAagaatttgctgttttt GGGCTGGATGTGGACAGCGAAGAGGAGGTTCCGCTCGGGTCGTTCACCTTCGATGTGCAGAAGGCATTCTTAGACATCTTCCTGCTCCAG AATCATCCTGCCAGAGCCTTTCGCCACATCAAGGTTCTGGTGCAGAGCAACTGGGGACATCCAGAATACACCTGCATTTACCGAGTGCAGGTGCTTGGGAAGATGGTGAAAAAACTGACCGTCTGA